The nucleotide window GTTAGCGCATAATAATGATATTGCGCTGCGTCTTCGGAGCTGATCCATGGGATCGGTTTATCTGCTGGTACAGGGTAGAAGAGCATCCCATTATTGATCAGACCCGGAATCAAGAAGTTTTCCATATAAAGTGTGGGTTTTACCAAAATAGTTGGAATACCGCTTTGTTGTACGTACTCGATTAATTCTCGTTTAACATCCAACGTTTTGGTGTCGGTTGGCTGTTCTGGTAAAAATCCATTCGAGTTCACAACGATCAATTTAACGTGCGCTTGTCGCGCAGCTTCAACGGCATTTGTAATTTGTTGCTTCATTAGAGCAGTGTCATACTCGATTGGCATATTCAAGAAGACTTTATCTACACCGTTGTTAACTTCATTCAACGTTTCTGGTACAGACAGATCACCAACAAATGCCTCTATACCTTGCTCTTTTAAAGCAGCTACGTTTTTGTCATGACGTGTAATGGTGCGAACAGCTACCCCTTGGGAAGTTAACAATCTCGCTACGGCTCCACCTTGTACCCCTGACGCTCCATAGACTAATATCGTTTCCATATATACAACAGCTCCTTATAGTTACATTCATTTGTTCAGTAGCGAACTAAATGTTATATTCATAATAACTAACTCACAAACTTTATGTAAGTACGCACATTCGGGATATCAGGTATCTCTTGTGATACTTTTGGAGGTAAACTTATGCAGATCGAACCATTGGAAAATTGCAGTACTTGCCCGGTTGAATTTGCAGTCAACGCAATCGGAGGCAAATGGAAAATTCTGATTTTGTACCATTTATTGAATAAAGATATTATACGGTTTAACGAACTACAAAGATCGCTCTCCACGGTCACGCATCGTACACTTACGCGTCAATTGCGTGAGCTTGAAGAAGGTGGGCTAGTGAACCGCGTTGCTTATGCTGAAATGCCTCCTCGTGTCGAATACTCACTAACAGATAAAGGACATAGTCTCACCCCGATTTTGTTACAATTGCAAAACTGGGGTCTACAGCATATGTAAGCACCTTGAACACAGCAAATACCATTAAAATCGCTGTAATAGCGGCTTTTCCTATTATAAGAAGTCGTTATTATTCATACTCATACTTGATTTAAACTGAAATATAAAAGATGCCCCTCTAATGATCAAATACATCATTGGGGGGCATTTTTTATTCAATTCATGTATAAAGAGAATTTTTTTACTGATATAAGCACCAGGTTCACAAATTGTTTACAATTAAGCCATTTTGTCTCCCTCGAATAGCTCAGCTGAGCCATTCAGCTATTATAAATCTAAGGATAAGCTTATTTAAATGTAGAATCGTATTTTCCAGTTCATGTGCTTCTTAAAAATACTTTGAGAAAGAAGGGGACCAAAATGATGAAGGATCGATTTAAATTTACAGTCTTTATTTTAATCATGCTAGTAATTGTAAGTGGTTGTCAAAATACTTCACAACCACAACAAGAGAGCCAAAGAGAGGAAGGTGCTATTAATCAATCGGCTGAACCTTTTCTGTCTTTTAAAGACTTTGACGGGCAGCTCGTTACACTCCAAGATAAACCTCAAAAAATTGTTGTTTTAAATGATCAAGTGCTTCACTCCTTTTATCAAGTTGGAGGGAAAGCAGTAGGTATAACGAATACATTTAACATTGATCCTCCCAAAGAAGCAGCAGATCTTCCGAGAGTGGGGTTTATGCATCAGGTTAATATTGAGAAAGTTGTAGAGTTAAAGCCTGATTTAGTGATTGGCCAGCGTTTCGATCATGCTAATCTAAGAGAAATTCTTAAAGAAGCTAATATTCCTATAGCGAATCTTAACACCCAATCCATTGAAGACATAAGGCAGAATACGATTTTGATGGGGAAAATTACAGGTAATGAGCAAAAAGCAAAAGAGCTTGTAGCGAAAATGAACTCCGAGATTAATCAAGTGATTGATCGGATCCCAGATGAAAAAGAGATGCCTTCCTATGCCATACTAACGGTTATGGGAGATGCTGCATTTGTTGAGCAGGGTTCTACAATAGCAGTAGATATTGCGGATCAGTTAAAACTCCGTAACGCTACATTATCGTTAGATGGGGAAGTTATGGCCGGATATATTCCTTTTAGTATGGAAGAGATGGTTATGATTGATCCTGATTATTTGTTTATTATTTCTCATACAACGGATGAGGAAGGTGAAAAGATGATAGAAAGCAATTTCAAATCGAATCCAGCTTGGCGCTCGCTTTCAGCTATTTCAAATGACCGAATGTATTTTCTTCCAAAAGTTAAATTTGCAATAGCTCCTGGTGTTGATGTTGTCGATTCCTATAGTTATATGGCAGACTTGATCGCTCCAAGTGAATCAAACTAACAATTGTTATACTCATGAGAATAATGAAGGGAGCTATTTAGAAGTGTATGGCGAACTTTCTAGGTAATCTTTATGAATAAGCATACAGGGTTTAGAAAAAAGATAAGTTTTAAGCTCTTCATCATTGGGCTTTTCCTAATCATAGCTTTACTAAGTATGTTGATTAGTTTAGGCCTTGGAGCAGTTCCTGTGCATGTTCGGACGATTTCAAGTATTTTACTCGGTAATACAGATTCCGACTATTACGCAATCATATGGAATATTAGACTGCCTCGTACACTTGTAGCCGTGTTTGTCGGCATGAATTTAGCTATTTCGGGTGCATTGTTACAAGGGGTTATGCGTAACCCTATGGCTGATCCCCATATTATCGGTGTTTCCTCTGGTGCAGGTTTATTCGGAACAACCCTGCTGCTAATGTTTCCTGCCTACTCATATTTGTTAGTTCCTGTTGCATTTATTGGAGCATTGGCTTCAGCCCTGCTAATATATATGCTAGCTTGGGACAAGGGAGTTTCTCCTATGAGAATAATTCTAGCCGGAGTTGCAGCCTCTGCTTTTTTAAACTCTGGAGTCTCCGCTCTATATACATTTTATAGTGATCGTATACAAGGAGCTATTTCCTTTATGGTTGGAAACCTGTCTGCCAAAAGTTGGGGACATGTAGAGATTATCATTCCTTATAGCATTATTGGGCTAACGTTGGCTCTATTAAGTGCCCAACGAATGAATGTGCTGTTACTGGGCGATGCTGAATCGAAATCACTTGGACTAAACACAGAGGGGTATCGTTTATGGTTTATTGCTATAAGCGCATTGCTTGCTGCCAGTGCAATTAGTATCGTCGGACTTCTCGGTTTTGTTGGATTAATTGTCCCCCATGCTGCCAGGCTTATGGTGGGAAATGATTACCGAATCTTGCTGCCAGCTTCAGCGTTGCTGGGAGTAACAGTCCTATGTTTATCTGACACCATTGGTCGTATTGCCTTTGCACCGATTGAACTACCTGTGGGTATCATTATGGGCGTTATAGGTGCTCCATTTTTCTTATATTTGTTGCGAAAGAAGAGAAGGATATGACACTTGAGGCAAAGAATGTTCGCATTGGATATCATGATAATGAGGTCATTTCGGCTTTAACTCTTCAGTTTGAAGCAGGAAGGATTCACAGTATTCTCGGACCTAATGGTTGTGGTAAAAGTACGCTTCTAAAGGCACTGGGGAAGCAAATTCAGACTACGTATGGAGAGATTTTATTTAAGAATAGCGAAATCAATACATGGAGCAGGAAAGCATTTGCCAGAGAGCTTGCCTTTTTAATGCAAGTACATGAGAGTAATCCCGAGGTTACGGTTAGACAGTTAATTGAATATGGCCGTTTCCCACATAAAAGGAAATTTGAACGATTAAATCAAGAAGATCATGCCATTGTAGATCAAGCCATCTCACTTACGCATTTAGCGGATTTATCAGAAAGAACAGTAGATAGCTTATCTGGAGGGGAGCGTCAGAGGGCATGGATTGCAATGGCACTAGCTCAACAGCCTGCTATCTTGTTATTAGATGAACCAACGTCCTATCTAGACATCCATCACCAACTTGAGATTATTGAATTGATTAAGCGCCTAAATATCGAACAAGGCATCACAATCATCCTAGTCCTACATGATATTAATCAAGCAGCCATGATTTCAGATCAAATCATTGTGCTTCAAGCGGGAGAACTTTATGACTATGGCGCTCCTCGAAATGTTATTACACCAAAAATGTTACGTGATGTTTTTAAAGTTGATGCTGAAGTTAATATTTCTTCTGAAAGTAAATCAATCTCTGTCTACAATTTTCAACTTTTCAAAGAATAAATACCAAAACAACCTCTAAATAAAAATTAGAGGTTGTTTTGTTTTTACCATTGGATTCCGGCGATAGGATCTACGGTGCATATACGTCTGGAACAACGGCAACGATCACAGGATGTTCACGTTTTCCTCAGCAATATAGCTCGAATGAGCCTATGCGCAGGAATATGTTTTATATACGATAAAATAGGATTTACGCCTAATATCGGGGTACAAAAAAGAGGGGGATTACATTGAAAAAATGGATTGTTATCACTTGGATTGCGGCCTTACTTACTATGACTACCGCTTGCGGCACAGACCCGCAGCAAGATCAGGCTTCTTCCAGCCCCTATCTCACTTTTCAAGATCTGAATGGTGCCACAGTCACCTTGGAGAAAAAACCTGAACGCATCGTTATTCTGAACAACGAATTAACTGAATTGTTCTATCAGGTTGGCGGCGAAGCCGTTGGCATAGCAACATCAGCTGGTGTGAATACTCCTGCTGAAGCAACTGGTGTGAAGCAAGTTGGCCTGATTAACAGCATCAATATGGAGGAAGTCCTACAATTAAAACCTGATCTGGTCATCGGTCAACCGCTCTTTCACAAGGATCTGTCCAGCACTTTCGCTGATTCCGGCATCCCATTCGCCATTTTGACGGTGAAGTCTATTGAGGACATTCGCAGTAATGCCAAGTTGTTCGGACAGATCATAGGCAAAGAACAGCAGGCTGAAATTGAGATTACAGACATGGATGCCAAACTGAAGGCACTGACAACCGATTTACCGGCGAACAAGCCGTCTTATGCGATCATTACCCTGATGATGAATACTGCGTCTATGCAAAAATCGTCCAGTATTGCGCTAGATATCGCAAAGATGCTGCAAATGAACAATATTGCAGAAGATCTACCTTCAGGAAAAATGCTAAGTTCAGTA belongs to Paenibacillus sp. FSL H8-0079 and includes:
- a CDS encoding ABC transporter substrate-binding protein — its product is MKKWIVITWIAALLTMTTACGTDPQQDQASSSPYLTFQDLNGATVTLEKKPERIVILNNELTELFYQVGGEAVGIATSAGVNTPAEATGVKQVGLINSINMEEVLQLKPDLVIGQPLFHKDLSSTFADSGIPFAILTVKSIEDIRSNAKLFGQIIGKEQQAEIEITDMDAKLKALTTDLPANKPSYAIITLMMNTASMQKSSSIALDIAKMLQMNNIAEDLPSGKMLSSVPFSMEKLVELNPDYLFIVVHGTDEDGQRMIKSQLESNPAWSSLQAVKSDRLHVLPPSMFVTNPGLKVSESVEYMKQLVYSPN
- a CDS encoding ABC transporter substrate-binding protein — encoded protein: MMKDRFKFTVFILIMLVIVSGCQNTSQPQQESQREEGAINQSAEPFLSFKDFDGQLVTLQDKPQKIVVLNDQVLHSFYQVGGKAVGITNTFNIDPPKEAADLPRVGFMHQVNIEKVVELKPDLVIGQRFDHANLREILKEANIPIANLNTQSIEDIRQNTILMGKITGNEQKAKELVAKMNSEINQVIDRIPDEKEMPSYAILTVMGDAAFVEQGSTIAVDIADQLKLRNATLSLDGEVMAGYIPFSMEEMVMIDPDYLFIISHTTDEEGEKMIESNFKSNPAWRSLSAISNDRMYFLPKVKFAIAPGVDVVDSYSYMADLIAPSESN
- a CDS encoding iron ABC transporter permease; translation: MNKHTGFRKKISFKLFIIGLFLIIALLSMLISLGLGAVPVHVRTISSILLGNTDSDYYAIIWNIRLPRTLVAVFVGMNLAISGALLQGVMRNPMADPHIIGVSSGAGLFGTTLLLMFPAYSYLLVPVAFIGALASALLIYMLAWDKGVSPMRIILAGVAASAFLNSGVSALYTFYSDRIQGAISFMVGNLSAKSWGHVEIIIPYSIIGLTLALLSAQRMNVLLLGDAESKSLGLNTEGYRLWFIAISALLAASAISIVGLLGFVGLIVPHAARLMVGNDYRILLPASALLGVTVLCLSDTIGRIAFAPIELPVGIIMGVIGAPFFLYLLRKKRRI
- a CDS encoding helix-turn-helix domain-containing protein, which translates into the protein MQIEPLENCSTCPVEFAVNAIGGKWKILILYHLLNKDIIRFNELQRSLSTVTHRTLTRQLRELEEGGLVNRVAYAEMPPRVEYSLTDKGHSLTPILLQLQNWGLQHM
- a CDS encoding NmrA family NAD(P)-binding protein — protein: METILVYGASGVQGGAVARLLTSQGVAVRTITRHDKNVAALKEQGIEAFVGDLSVPETLNEVNNGVDKVFLNMPIEYDTALMKQQITNAVEAARQAHVKLIVVNSNGFLPEQPTDTKTLDVKRELIEYVQQSGIPTILVKPTLYMENFLIPGLINNGMLFYPVPADKPIPWISSEDAAQYHYYALTHPELAGQVLLAPGPEALTGAELGERFTQALGQDITFNFLNYDDFETALSPVMGADQAAGIAGFYRWIGANIDSLNYYDVKDRVVVPDLQLTSLKNWLQQPHVKTIFGS
- a CDS encoding ABC transporter ATP-binding protein; its protein translation is MTLEAKNVRIGYHDNEVISALTLQFEAGRIHSILGPNGCGKSTLLKALGKQIQTTYGEILFKNSEINTWSRKAFARELAFLMQVHESNPEVTVRQLIEYGRFPHKRKFERLNQEDHAIVDQAISLTHLADLSERTVDSLSGGERQRAWIAMALAQQPAILLLDEPTSYLDIHHQLEIIELIKRLNIEQGITIILVLHDINQAAMISDQIIVLQAGELYDYGAPRNVITPKMLRDVFKVDAEVNISSESKSISVYNFQLFKE